In Dioscorea cayenensis subsp. rotundata cultivar TDr96_F1 unplaced genomic scaffold, TDr96_F1_v2_PseudoChromosome.rev07_lg8_w22 25.fasta BLBR01000914.1, whole genome shotgun sequence, the following are encoded in one genomic region:
- the LOC120255268 gene encoding uncharacterized protein LOC120255268, whose protein sequence is MVNAHIEEVIEFRNKLMSEQDCSSQRISPVSSSFAYSISNDLSSEENNVKSIGQLAESIEVASYWVFATIIEIESDQDWWYLSCKRCSKKVNPVGKRFYCEKCDKFDFAGTPRFKVQDSDALSQLDYVDVVEVKACQILITEFPRLVARVEASEGRSHSQSIVPSLQINEAPGTDAPSEFDDEDIIRVAIQSRPHSKRLAKKRKTIMPPSPPLADDEIITAPSAADGVTIDDMPVTVEEIADDIEIVTVDKIVDSVVNDSMNPVELVSDSAASKMDTIHEEQQPTQR, encoded by the exons ATGGTGAATGCTCATATTGAAGAAGTTATCGAATTTCGAAACAA GTTGATGAGTGAGCAAGATTGTAGTTCTCAAAGGATAAGTCCAGTCTCTTCTTCATTTGCCTACTCCATCTCTAATGATCTATCAAGTGaagaaaataatgtaaaatCTATTGGACAATTAGCAGAATCTATAGAG gttGCCAGTTATTGGGTTTTTGCCACTATTATTGAAATTGAAAGTGATCAAGATTGGTGGTACTTATCCTGTAAACGATGTTCAAAGAAAGTCAATCCTGTTGGTAAGAGATTTTACTGTGAAAAGTGTGACAAGTTTGATTTTGCGGGAACTCCTAG GTTTAAGGTCCAA GACTCTGATGCTCTTTCTCAACTTGactatgttgatgttgttgaggTGAAg GCTTGCCAGATTTTGATaaccgagttccctcggcttgtcgctcgggttgaggcatcGGAAGGCCGGTCACACTCACAATCGATTGTGCCTTCCCTCCAAataaatgaagcacccgggacggacgCGCCGTCGGAATTCGACGATGAGGACATCATCAGGGTGGCCATTCAAAGCCGGCCTCATTCGAAGAGgcttgcaaaaaagaggaaaacaataatgcctccgtctccaccgcTGGCTGATGATGAAATAATAACAGCACCATCGGCTGCTGATGGTGTTACCATTGATGACATGCccgtcacggtggaggagatcgcaGATGACATTGAGATTGTCACGGTGGATAAGATTGTTGACTCTGTTGTTAACGATAGCATGAACCCGGTGGAACTGGTGTCTgacagtgcggcatcaaagatggacacaatccatgaagaacaaCAACCGACCCAACGCTAG